A single region of the Podospora pseudopauciseta strain CBS 411.78 chromosome 1, whole genome shotgun sequence genome encodes:
- a CDS encoding hypothetical protein (EggNog:ENOG503NYGH), whose protein sequence is MAFYLSSSLDIKMAAASGEPASGRCASPPLDKAPGPALGPRSDPTRCLSVGSTVSHGSATTEASNVRESLGSDSSAFSRQSSESYRPSRVSDIYTGNLPLNNRDSMNGMDMPYTPVTPSGSRSSSRRRGYMRPQGTDFAASARARESVLSLGSIAHLQYYFARTGLLDGKGGRLARKRDSKAQTLDLSSLDSVSFSSLKAPVSDHDSSYASMGSSPDLGAHSSFVSLAGGSLVESPTDEQHPEEFYSEDEYDEEDLNMPPPTTSTYIHREKAVPKPPTVAELRTELTNALDTAKRSLKEAKDAKAPPDDSPKISIHLTDDQGADSRARSGSTRSTRSNRSNIGWFEIQGMHILDVMTLAIRAAKIYYTSHDRPDRLDAIKSEKEIRSALLSVMEVLKRMATRGFSGGMREDEFHTMNEWISGLHSMLAAEAEIEAAEAAEREGWTWLRDEGWEGREIQREEAFIQSMLHGIKDPIENMPTIPTWVPIDRTKPLGEQTLPTPFLASLSNGQRLVHLHNCAVRKSRRRRPSYDGRCCSRPMLLASSITQARNSGLTLRMPFSNGAEQYAARLPPSWRARCHRKKNKHRQALLPAQRETWSAITTRWVRHCRCLWRTYTPAYHKIFLGRGGENWDG, encoded by the exons CTCTCCTCCGCTCGACAAAGCTCCCGGCCCGGCCCTCGGCCCTCGTTCTGACCCGACACGCTGCCTTTCAGTGGGCTCGACCGTCTCTCATGGCTCCGCAACTACAGAAGCCTCGAATGTGCGCGAGTCTCTTGGGAGCGACAGCTCGGCCTTCTCACGCCAGTCCTCAGAGAGCTACCGTCCCTCTCGCGTCTCTGATATCTACACGGGCAATCTTCCACTCAATAATCGGGACTCGATGAACGGCATGGATATGCCCTACACGCCAGTGACACCGTCGGGGTCCAGGAGCTCGAGCAGGCGCCGGGGTTACATGCGTCCCCAGGGAACTGACTTCGCTGCCAGCGCCCGCGCTCGGGAGAGCGTCCTGAGCCTCGGGAGCATCGCACATCTTCAGTACTACTTTGCACGGACCGGTTTGCTGGACGGGAAGGGTGGTCGGCTGGCACGCAAAAGAGACAGCAAGGCACAAACACTGGATCTTTCTTCGCTCGATTCCGTGTCGTTTTCTAGTCTCAAGGCCCCGGTCAGTGACCATGACTCGAGCTACGCATCCATGGGAAGCAGCCCGGATCTGGGTGCGCACAGTAGCTTTGTCAGTTTGGCCGGCGGTTCGCTCGTCGAATCGCCCACCGATGAGCAACACCCGGAGGAATTCTATTCCGAGGACGAAtacgacgaggaggatctCAACATGCCCCCTCCGACGACCAGCACATACATTCACCGAGAAAAGGCAGTCCCAAAGCCGCCGACGGTTGCTGAATTAAGAACCGAGCTCACAAACGCCCTCGATACTGCCAAAAGATCACTGAAGGAAGCAAAAGACGCCAAGGCCCCACCAGACGATTCGCCCAAGATTTCCATTCATTTGACTGATGACCAGGGAGCCGACTCACGCGCACGTTCGGGGTCTACCAGAAGCACCCGGAGCAATAGGAGCAATATTGGGTGGTTTGAGATTCAGGGCATGCACATCCTTGATGTCATGACGCTGGCTATCCGGGCGGCCAAGATCTATTACACATCCCACGACCGACCTGACCGCCTGGATGCCATCAAGTCGGAAAAAGAGATTCGCAGTGCCTTGCTCTCTGTGATGGAGGTGCTCAAGCGCATGGCAACTCGGGGGTTCTCTGGCGGCATGCGTGAAGACGAGTTCCACACTATGAATGAATGGATCTCCGGGCTCCACAGCATGCTggctgctgaggctgagATAGAGGCTGCCGAGGCTGCTGAGCGGGAGGGGTGGACTTGGTTGCGCGATGAAGGGTGGGAGGGCCGCGAAATTCAGCGCGAGGAAGCCTTCATACAGTCGATGCTGCACGGCATCAAGGACCCTATCGAGAACATGCCAACCATTCCCACATGGGTCCCCATTGACCGGACGAAGCCTTTGGGTGAGCAAACGCTCCCCACACCGTTTCTTGCGTCCCTGTCCAACGGCCAGCGTCTGGTTCACTTGCACAACTGTGCGGTTCGCAAGTCTCGCCGGAG GCGGCCGAGCTACGATGGGAGGTGCTGCTCAAGACCGATGCTCTTGGCCTCCAGTATAACACAAGCCCGCAACTCTGGCTTGACTTTGAGGATGCCATTCTCCAATGGTGCCGAACAGTACGCGGCGAGATTACCGCCGAGCTGGAGGGCTAGGTGCcaccgaaaaaaaaacaagcatCGGCAAGCGTTATTACCTGCCCAGCGGGAGACGTGGTCAGCAATCACAACCAGGTGGGTTCGGCACTGCAGATGCCTCTGGAGAACATACACACCAGCTTATCACAAAATCTTcctggggagagggggggaaaaTTGGGACGGATAG